The Rubricoccus marinus nucleotide sequence GCGAGGAGGTAATCGGCATCGGCCGGGTCCATCGTGAGGCTCGACGAAAGCTTGAGCACCGAGCCTCCGCCGTCGCCCGCGATCAGCGCCACGTACCACGCACTGCCGTCGGGCGTGGCGATGACGTGGTGCGGCTTGGCGTCCGCTGGCTGTCCCAGCGCTTCGAAGTACACGTTGCGGATGATCCTCTGGCGGTCCACGTCCACGACCGAGACGCGGCCCGCGAGCTGGTTGCAGATGTAAAGCAGACGCGTGGCGTCCGCGTAGGCGGGCTGGCCGCTGGCGTTGGGCGCGCCGGCTTCGATCCAGCGCCGGATGTAGCGCTTCTCGTCGTCCTGAAGCGAGAGGAGTCTGGGAAACGGGTTGACGCTGTCGTCCGTGAGGGTCTCCTCCGCGAGACGCACGAGCAGGCTCGCGTCGGCGTCGAAGGGGATCAGGAAGCTGCTCGGTCCGGCATTCAAAAGCGCCGCATAGGTCACATCCGTCACCTCTGGCGCGAGCGCCTGCCGCGTGTTCAGGATCGGCCGCACGTAGCGCTCGAAGTTGAGCTCCGTGATCCCATCGAAGTCGACCGTGTCGGGGTCGATTACCGGCTCCGGGCAGTCCACGCCGCCGGGGCACTCCGCCAGAGGCGCCGTGGAATCACAGCCTGCGAGCGCGACGGCGAGAAAGGCGGGGAGGAGGACGAGCAGTCGCATGGGATCGTGCGGGGGGGCAGGCTGCAAGATCGGGGCTGGCGGGGCGCCGTGCCGTAGGACCCCATCAAAGAACGCCTCTGGCGCGGGCGTCGCGCCAGAGGCTGATGGGGTGGCCGGACGTCGCCGCGTTACGCGGGCGCGTCGCCTTTGGAGAGGTCCGGCGCGATGTTCGCCGACCGGCTCTCGGGGTCGCCGATGGTGCCGTCAACGTCGGTCGAGATGCCCTCGATTTCGTCGGGGCGGGAGCCGCCCTGGAGCGCGATGCCGGCAGCCTTGAGGTAATCGCCCAACCGCGTCAGCGGGCCGACGAGGTGCGCGGCGTCGAGGGTGCCGGCGGCCTCGCGGGTGTGGGCACCCAGCGTCTCCATCGTTTTGCCGATGTCGGCGCCAGAGGCGGGGCCGTCCTGCGTCTGGCCTTCGAGTTGGAGTGCGAGCCGGTTGAGCCCGTCGCGGATGCCCTTGAGATCAGGCCGGTCCTCGGCCTCAATCTTGGCGATCCAGCCTCTGGCGACGCTGACGCCGCTCTCGCGCGAGAGCGTAGAGGTCAGGCCGTCCTTAAAGGCTTCGAGTGTGCTGAAAATGGAGATGCCGTCCTCGGTAGGGCGGTCTTCCTGGGGGACGTGTTCGGACATGAGAGGGGAGAAAGCAGAAGGGAGGCCTCTGGCGGGAGCCGTCTCGCGCCAGAGGCTGAAAACAGAAGGGGAGCGCGGCTAGGCGCCCAGCATGGACGCGCCGCGGTCGAGCGCCGCGCCGAGAGCCTGAAGCCGACCGGCCAGCGCCCCATCGCCAGAGGCGGAGTCCACCGTCGCGGTGGAGAGGTCGCGCAATGACGCACCGATGGCGCGGCCGTCGAGGCGATCCGCGCGCAAGAGGCCGCCGAGGTGCGCCAGGCTGCTGGAGATCTCAGTGAGGCCGGCGTCGGCGCACGCGGCCTGCCAGTGGTCAATCAGGCCGAGCGCCGTCGTGGGCGTAATGCCCGTCAGGCCGCTGGCGAGAGCGGACTCGGTGCGCGCGAGCGCATCGACGTGAGGAGTCTCGCTCATGCGTTGCCGCCTCGGAGGGCGGAGCCGGCGTGGCGGAGAAGAGAGCCGAGACGCTTGAGGCTGTGTTTCAGCACCTCCTCAGCGTCGTCGGCCGAGGCTTCGGTCATTTCGCCAAGGCGCACCATGATCTCGCCGACCTGGTCGCCGTTGACGCCCTCGCCGGTAAGCGAGGCGTGGAGCTCGCCGAGCCCTTCAGCGATCGGGAGGAGGCCGCTCTTTTCGGTCGCCTCGATCTCGCGCTTCCAGTCGTCGATCCGGTTGACGGCTTTGGAAAGCGAGAGCTGGCCGATGCCACCTTCTAGGTCGTCGATTGTCGCCTGAAGCTCGATGTTGTGGGTGTCTGTGGGGATGGGGTCCATGAGAGGGGAGAAGCGAGGGGAAGAGAAATGGGTGCCAAAGGCCCGGCGTGTCCGGGGCCTCTGGCGAGAGGCCTATGCCTCGGAAGGCTCCGACGGCGCGGGGCTGGGAGTGTTCTCCGGTAGGCCGTCGCCAGAGGCCGGCGGGAAGCCGGACGGCTGCGGGATGCCGCCGTCGTCCAAGAACATGTCGAGGGCGTTGCGAGCTACCTGCCGCGTCGTAAAGCCGTCGCTGAGCGCGCCGATCACGCCGCCCACGAGGGGCACGCCGCGCAAGAGGCGCCGCTTGGCGACGGAGCTCGCGGCCTTTTTAGCGCCCCACTTCGCGGCGCCGGCGGCGACGGAGATGGCGGCGTTGAGGCCCTTCTCGGCGAACTTGAGGCCGATGCGGTCGAAGGTTTCCTGCTCGGCGTCGCGGACGGGGCCGCTGGCGGGGTCCGGCGAGGCGCCGATCAGGCATTCCAGCACGCGCGACCGGATCAGGTCATCGGAGGGGTCCTTGCCTGCCAGCGCGGCGACGCTGGCGGCCATGTGGATCTGGAGCATCGCCACGCCGCCGAGGTTGGCCGGGAGCGTGATCGGCAGCGTGAGCCAGCCGCCGAGGCCGCTGGCGAAGCCAGTCGCGCTGGAGAGCGCGATGTGCGTGTTGACGAGCTTCTCGGCGCGCTCGCGCGGGGAGTTGGCCTCGTCGTTGAAGCGGGCAGCAAAGGCCTCAGGCGTGCCGAGAACGGGGAGGCCGTCGATGGCGCGGGGATAAAGGCGGTCGAGGACGAATTGGCGAACGGCTTGCATGACGGGTTCAGGCGGGATGGGAGAGGGCGCGGTCGAGTTCCCTTTCGATCTCTCGGTGGAGTTGGTTGCGGAACGGGCGCGCGAGCAGGCCGAGCGAGGCGGTGACGCGAACGTCGTGCTCGCCCACAGCCAGTTCGCCTTTGACGCCCGCGCCGCGGACGCGGAGCTGATCGCCGGACCACTCGGAGCGGATCCGGTATTCGTCCTTCAGGCGCGCGGCGACGGCGTCGGCCGCGCGGCGGGCGCCGTCACGGCCGAGGGTGTGGGGACGGGTGAGATCGATGTCGGGCACGACGAGCGGAAGAGAGGGGACGTGTGCAACGCGCGGCCTCTGGCGGGGTTCGAAGGGATGAGGGATGAGGGATGAGGAGGGGCGCCGCCCGATTTGTTCCGCCTCTGGCGCCAGAGGCCGAGCGCGGCACCGAACGGTTTAGGACCTGGACCCGACTGGCACGGCTCCTCGCGGCTACCCCTACCGCATCACGCAGTACGCATCCCACCCGAAGCGCCAGAGGCCCGCCCGGCTACTATCTCCCAGTCCCTATCTCCCGGCGCCCAGTCCCCAGTCCCCGCCAGAGGCCGGAACGCCTCGGCCTCTGGCGGGTGCGAGAGACACACGAGACCGCACACGACGATGAGGATCCGCTACGGCCCCTGGGACGACGAGCGACACGGCGACAACCGCCCCGCGTTCGACAAGCTTTACGACCTGTTCCAGCAGCTCTTGCTCCACACCGGCGGCGACGCTGATGAGGCGCTCCGCTGGCTGACCGCGCTAGACGAGAAGTACGGCCTGACCGACGATGAGATGGGCATGGGCGACTTCATCGAAGAGCTCAAAAACCGGGGCTACATCGACCGCGACGAGGAGACCGGCGTGGTCCAGATCACCGCAAAGGCCGAACGCGGCCTGCGCGAGCGGTCGCTGGAGGACATCTTCGACCAGCTCAAGAAAGGAGGCAAGGGAGACCACAAGACGCCGTTTTCGGGACTGGGCGACGAGCGTCAGCCCGAGACGCGCCCGTACGCTTTCGGCGACGACGTCTCCAACCTCGACGTGACCGGCACGCTCTCCAACGCCTTCCGCCACGGCTCCGGCATCGGCGCCGACTTTCGCGTGCGCGAGGACGACTTCCAGGTCTTCGAGACGGACCACCACGCCAGCATGGCGACGGTCCTGATGATCGACCTTTCGCACTCGATGATCCTCTACGGCGAGGACCGCATCACGCCCGCCCGAAAAACGGCGCTGGCGCTCGCGCAGCTCATCACCACGCGCTACCCCAAGGACACGCTGGACATCGTGGCCTTTGGCAACGATGCATGGGAGGTCGAGATCAAGGACCTGCCATACCTCAACGTCGGCCCGTTCCACACCAACACGCGCGCCGGGCTCCAGCGCGCCCGCGACATCCTTCGCCGGCGGAAAAACCGCAACAAGCAGATCTTTATGATCACCGACGGCAAGCCGTCGTGTCACTTCGAGAACGGCCGGATGTACCGCAACGCGTACGGGTTGGACCGAAAGATCATCAACAAGGTGCTGGACGAGGGCGCCATCTGCCGCCGCGAGGGCATCCCGATCACGACGTTCATGATCGCCAAGGACCCGTACCTCCAGGGCTTCGTCCGCGAACTGACCGAGGTAAACCAGGGCCGCGCGTACTACGCCGGCCTGGACGACCTGGGCGGCTTTCTGTTCGAGGACTACGTCCAGAACCGCCGCAAGACCGTGCGGTAGCCGAGGCCTCTGTCGCGCCGCCAGAGGCTCTGCGTCAACACCCGGGCTCGGCTGTTCGGGCCCGGGCTTCTGGCGCGAAGGCGGGCCCCTAGTGGGATGCAGGATGGGCCTCGTGCTCGCGCCAGAGGGCTCGGCGCCAGAGGAGAACTGAACCGCAGACCGGGTCGCGCGTCTGCTGGCCTGCCCCTCATCGCTTTTCCTCTCCCATGCCCGTTCCGGATCGTCTCGTCGCCATCGGTGCGTCTGCCGGCGGCGTCGAGGCTCTCGCCAACTTCCTCGTCCAACTCGACGCGGACTTTGTAGCTCCTATCGTCGTCGTGCTGCACGTTGGGGCCACCGCCAGCGGCGAGTTCGTGCGCGCGCTGGACCGCTCGGGGCCTCTGGCGGTCACGCTGGCGAAGGACGGCGAGCCGCTCCTGGGCGGGCATGTGTACGTCGCTCCGCCGGATCATCACCTTCTCGTCTCCGGGAGGACGTGCGTGGTGGCGCACGGGCCGAAAGAGAACCGGTCACGCCCGGCCATCGACCCGCTGTTCCGGTCCGCGGCCGTCGCCTACGGGCCGGGAGCGCTCGGCGTGCTCCTGACGGGCTACCTAGACGATGGCGTGGCCGGGCTGGGTGCCATCTTGCGGATGGGGGGCACGGCGATCGTGCAGGATCCCGCCGACGCCGACTTCCCAGACCTCCCGCGGAACGCGCTCGCGCGGCTCACCGTGGACCACGTGTTGCCAGTCCTGAAGATGGGGCCGGTCGTCCGTCGTTTGATCGCCGCACCCATGCCCGCAGAGCCTGCCCACGACGACACCCGCGAGGGTCTCGTCGCCGAGACGAAGATCTCGACCGAGGCCGAGAGCCACGTCGCGCGAGAGGAGCGCCTGGGCGATCTCGCGCCGTACGCCTGCCCCGAATGCCACGGGCCACTCTGGAAGTTGGACGATCCCGACGTGCGCCGCTTCCGCTGCCACGTAGGCCATGCGTACACGGAAACCACGCTGGCCGATGCGCAGGCGGACGCGACCGAGCGTGCGCTGTGGGCCGCGCTTCGGTCGCTGGAGGAGCGCGCCAACCTCCTCTCCTCCATGAACGAGGACGCGCGCGAGCGGGGGATGGGCATCGGAGGGTTCGAGGAGCGCGCCGCCCAAGCCCGGGAGCACGCCGACCAACTCCGCAGCCTCCTCCTTCAGGGCCAGTAGGGTTTTCCTCTTGCGCTTCGCGGCCCGAGGGCTCGTGCGGCCCGAAGTTGGCCTCTGGCGCCCGCCGCGCCTGGACCCGCTCGGACCCGCTATGTACCTCGTCGCCGCCTTCTACCGCTTCTCCTCGCTGCCCGACTTCGAGGCCCTCCGCGCGCCGCTGCTCGCGCTCTGCCACGACCGCAACGTGCGCGGGACGATCCTGCTCGCGAAGGAAGGTGTCAACGGCACCATTGCGGGCCCGGCCTCTGGCGTCCACGCCGTGCTCGCGCACCTCCGGGCCGACCCGAGGCTGGTCGAGTTGGAGCACAAGGAGTCGCACGCCGAGACACAGCCGTTCCGCAAGATGAAGGTGCGCCTCAAGAAAGAGATCGTCACGATGGGCGTGCCCGAACTGGACCCCAACGAGACCGTCGGTACCTACGTCCCGCCAGAGGCCTGGAACGACCTCATCTCAGACCCAGACGTGGTCCTCATCGACGCGCGCAACGACTACGAGACGGCCATCGGCACGTTCGAAGGCGCCATCGACCCGCACACCAAGAGTTTCCGCGAGCTGCCCGGCTGGCTGGAGGAGCAGGAGGCGCTCAAAGAGAAGCCGCGCGTCGCGATGTTCTGCACCGGCGGGATCCGCTGTGAGAAGTCCACGGCGCTGCTCCGCGCCAGAGGCTTCGAGGACGTGTACCACCTCCAGGGCGGCATCCTCAAATACCTCGAAGAAGTGCCGGAGGAGGAAAGCCTCTGGCGAGGCGAGTGCTTCGTGTTTGACGAACGCGTGAGCGTCGGTCACGGCCTGGAGCCGGGCGATTACGTCCTCTGCCGCGCCTGCGGCGATCCGGTCTCGGCGGAGGACCGCGAGAGCCCGCAGTACGAGCGCGGCGTGAGTTGCCCCCGGTGCCACGACCGCTACTCCGAGGAGGACCGCGAGCGGTTCCGCACGCGCCAGAGGCAGATGGACGCGGAGGGGAGGGGGCCTGCCTCTGGCGCCAGAGGCGAACCCGCGTAGGGGCGAGGTTCGCCTCGCCCGTGCAGCACCAGTCCCAACAGGGCGAGGCGAGCCTCGCCCCTACACGATCTGCCTTCTGCGGCCGGCCTCTGGCGGCCTACTGGCCCCCAACGCTGCGGCGGACGGCACGGCGCGGTCCCTCGCGTACCTCATCCCCGGCCGGTGCCGGTGCCGCCGTGCGCTCGCCGGTGCTCGGCGTCGCGCCGTAGAGGCCTGCGGGCTGCACGCCGTACGGCTGCGCGTCCTCGTTCCGCGGCAGCGGCACCATGCGCACGTCGTACTGCATCTGCGGCGCGAAGTTGGCGATCGCGACTGTCCCGCCGTCTGTGTTGCCGCCGAACATCCGGCGCACATCGTTCATGACGGTTGGCTGGGCCTGCACCTCGCCAGAGGCCTGCACGCTTTGCAGCGGCGCGAGGACGACGGGGATCTGCGGGTCGAAGGCCACGTTGCCGCTCATCGTCGCGCTGAGGTCGTCCTCCACGTCGTACAGGTCGAGGACGAGGTAGCGCGGGTTCGTCCCGAACTTGCCGGCCACGACCGCGGCCTCTGGCGCCGACTGGTTCCACAACGCACCGTTGAGGAAGAACAGGTTTTCGCGGATGGTGAGCTCGCCGCTGTCGCCGTCGGGCCAGTCGTGCTGGAAGACGCCGCCGGGGTTGTAGGCGAAGAGGTTGCGCTCGAACGCCGCCGCCGCGAACGACTGATCCGTGTGGAGCTCGATGGCCGAGACGTTGGACGAGGTCTGGTCCGGGTTGTACGGCCAGTTGAGCACGAACGAGTTGTGCCGCACGACGAGCTTGCCGAACGTCCGCAGCTTCGAGGGGTAGATCTGCGTCTCGAACGCGAGGAGGTTGTTGAGGAAGAAGTTGTTCGTGATGTGGACCTCCGCCTCTGGCGAGGCCGGCGTGATGGTGAGGCGGACCGCCGCGTGCGCGCCGTTGAGGAAGATGTTGTCCGCGACCGTCAGCCGGTTCACCGTCGCGCGGCCGAACGACATGAGCGGGTAGCTCCGCGACTGCCCTTTGAGGATGCTGTTGGTGCGCGCGTCGTACGCGTTGGACGGCGCCGCATCCAGGACCAGGCCGCTCACGACCAACTCGTTGAGCACGGACTTGTCCGTCATCTGGAAGATGTCGCCATCGCGGCCGTAGACCGTCGTGAGGCGGACGGGGAAGCCAAACGGCTGGCGCCCGGAGAAGTCATCGTTGAAGCCGCCGAGCACTTTGAGCGTGCCGTTCGGGCTCTCGATCTTCGGCACCTTCCAGACACCAGAGGAGAACTGACCGGTGTACTCGCCGCCTGCGATGCCGACGAGGACGGTGAGCCCGTCGGTCTCGTTCATCAGCTCGGCCGCTTTCTCCAGGCCGCGCCAGAGCTTGCGCTCCACGAAGATGGTGGAGCCGTTCGCCTTGCTCTCCGCCGCCGTGTAGGCCGGCGTTCCACGGTCGGCGACGAGCACGAGGAGGGTGGAGGCGTCGGCCTCGGGCAGGCCCGGGTAGGCCTCTGGCGTGATGGGAGCCGCGGCGGCGAGCGCCAGCGGCGCGGCGGCGAGCAGCGCCAGAGGCGCGAGGAGTAGAAGGAAAAGGCGTCGGGTCCGCATAGCGAGGGGGGAGGGGGCTACTCTGCCATGCGTCGTTCGGCGCCGCACCGGACCATCTGCCCCTCCCTCGTTTCCGCCATGTCCGTCCGTCCCAAGAAAGGCCTGGGCCAGCACTTCCTCGCCGAGCCGTCGGTCGTCCGCCAGATCGTGGACGCCGTGAACGCGCCGCCAGAGGCGCAGGTCGTCGAGATCGGCCCCGGAGAGGGCGCCATGACGGGTGCGCTCCTGGCGCGCTACCCGGACCTCATCGCGCTGGAGATCGACGGCGAGGCGATTGCGCACCTCCGCCAGAAGCACCCCACGCTGGACCTCCGCGAGGGCGACGTGCTGGACGTGGATTGGGCCGCACTCGCGCACTCGGCCGGGGCCGCCGCCGAGGCCTCTGGCGCCAGAGGCGAGAGCGCCGCGCGCCTCCACATTGTCGGCAACTTGCCGTACTACATCACCTCGCCCATCCTCTTCTCGCTCCTGGACGCGCGCGAGCACGTCGCGCGGGCGGTCGTGATGGTGCAGAAGGAGGTCGCGGACCGGATCGTGGCGCCCGAGGGGAGCAAGACGTACGGGACGCTCTCGGTGTACTTCGCGCTGCTCGCGCGCGCCGAACTCCTCTTCGACGTGGACCGCCGCGCCTTCCGCCCGCCGCCCAACGTGGAGAGCGCCGTCGTCGCGATTGACTTCACGAACCCGCCAGAGGCGGGGCTAGATTCCGCCGCGCTCCGCCGCGTCGTCCGCGCGGCGTTCGGGCAGCGCCGCAAGATGCTGAGGAACAGCCTGAGGCCTCTGGCGCAGGAGACGGCGCGCGAGATCCCCGAGTGGGCCGCGACGCTGCGCCCGGAGCAGGTCTCGCCCGCCGACTTCGTCCGCCTTACCCACGCCTTTTTTTCGCCGTGACCGAGCCCACGACCCTGCCCGCGCCAGAGGCCCCGCCTGGGTCCGGCACCGCCTTCGAGGTCGACGACGAGCTCGTCCGCAACGTCGGCGTGCTCGTGGACGAGGGGCAGCGCGGCATGGTGCTCAACCTCGTCGCCGACCTCCGCCCGGCGGACCTCGCGCGGATCGTGGCGCACCTGCCTCTGGCGGACGCGCGGACGCTGTTCGACTGGATCCCGAGCGAGCAGACGGCCGACGTGCTGCCCGAGCTGGAAAGCGCGCTCCGCGGCGACCTCCTGGACGACCTCACCTCGCCCGAGATCGCCGCGCTCCTGGACCAGCTGGAGACCGACGACCAGGCCGACGTGCTGGGCGACCTCGCGGAGACCGACTCCGCGATGGCGGACGCGGTCCTGCCGCAACTGGAGGACGCCGCCGATGTCCGCCAGCTCCTCACCTACGGCGACGAGACCGCGGGCGGCCTCATGTCCACGGAGTACGTGGCCGTGCTGGAAACCGCGACCGTCGCCGAGGCCACCGAAGAGGTCCGCCGCCTCGCCGAAACGCTGGACGACGTCTACGTCGTCTACACCATCGACGCCAGAGGCTGCTTTGTGGGCTTCGTGACGCTGAAGCGGTTGCTCCTGGCGCCCTCGCGCACGCCTCTGGCGAAGATCGCCGAGACCGACGTGGTAACGGTGGAGGCGGACCTGGACCAGGAGGAAGTCGCCCGCATCATGGAGCGGTACGACCTCATCGCGCTGCCGGTCGTGAGCGCGAATGGTCACCTCCTGGGCCGCATCACGATTGACGACGTGGTGGACGTGATCCGCGAGGAGGCCGAAGAGGACCTCCAGCGCGCGGTCGGTATCACCGGCGACGAAGAGATCTCGTCCAGCATCTTCGCGGTGTCGCGAGGGCGCCTGGTGTGGTTGCTGCTCGGCCTGGGAGGCGCGTACATCTCCGGCCTCGTCATCGTCGGATTCGAGGACGCGCTGCAAGTCGCGCCCGTGCTCGCGCTGTTTATCCCCATCGTGATGGCGATGGCCGGCAACGCGGGGATTCAGAGCAGCGCCATCGCCGTGCAAGGCCTGGCCTCTGGCGACATCTGGCGCTCCGACCTCGTGCGGCGCATCGGCAAAGAGCTGGGCGTGGCGCTGATCAACGGGTTGGTCCTTTCGGTTGCGCTCGCGCTCATCGTCGTCGCCAGCGGCTTCGGCGACGACACGTCGCGGCTGGCCCTCACGGCCGGGCTCGCGCTCATGGTCGTGATCGTGCTCTCCACGCTTGTCGGCGCAACGGTGCCTCTGGCGCTGTCCCGCATTGGCATCGACCCCGCGCTCGCGATGGGGCCGTTTATCACGGTCTCGAACGACATCCTCGGCCTGACCATCTTTTTCGCCGTCGCGACCGTCTTGTACCTCTAGCGACCGCTCCTCCGGCGGCGCGCCGGGTGAGTCCTCGCGCTGGCGGATCAGGCGGGCCTCTCGCGAGGGGCCCGCCGCACGATCGGCAGGCGCTCGTCGTTTATTGAGGGCGATCCCACCTCACATCATGTCCCGCCCGCCCGGCCCCCCGCTCACCGAAGCCCTCCGCCGCGCGCAGAGCGGCGACGAGGTCGCGATGGACTCGCTGCTCCCGTTCGTGTACGACGAGCTCCAGTCTCTCGCGGCGCAGCAGCTCCGGCAGGAACGGTCCGCGCACACGCTCAACGCGACGGCGCTGGTACATGAGGCGTACCTCAAGCTGATCAACCAGCGCGACGCCAGCTGGCAGAACCGCGCCCACTTTTTCGGCATCGCATCCATCGCCATGCGCCGCGTGCTGATCCAGTACGCCGAGCGGCGGGGGGCGGCCAAACGGGGCGGGGGCGTGGCCGCGGTCACGCTAATCGAGGACGGCATCGCGCGAGAGGCCCCTACCGAGCACCTGCTCGCGCTCGACGAAGCCCTGACGCGCCTCGGCGTGTTCGCCGAGCGCGCTGCCCGCGTGGTCGAGATGCGCTTCTTTGGTGGCCTCAGCCAGGACGAGATCGCCGAAGCCCTCGGCGTCTCCGTCCCCACCGTGCAGCGCGATTGGAAAACCGCCCGCGCGTGGCTGGCCCGCGAACTGAGCGACGACGTGTTCACGCCAGAGGCCTCCTGATCTCTCCTGCGGCCCTCGCCGCATTCCCCTCCCCGCATGACGCCCGACCTCTGGTCTAGAGTCCAGGACCTCTTCCTCGCCGCGCAGGAGCAGCCTGAGGCGCAGCGGGCGAACTTCGTGCGGCGCGAAGCGGCGGGCGACGAGCCTCTGGCGCGCGAGGTGCTCTCCCTACTGGGTGTGGACGCATCCGGCGTGCTGGAAGGCAGCGCAGTAGAGGCGCTCGGTGACGAGGGGCTGCGCGAGATCACGAGCGGGCTGGCCGTCGGCGAACGCCTCGGTCCGTACCGGATCGGCGAGGAGATCGGGCGCGGCGGCATGGGCACCGTGTACCGCGCCGAGCGCGCCGACGGGGCGTTCGAGCAGACCGTCGCGCTCAAGCTGGTCAAGCGCGGGATGGACACGGACGCCGTGCTGCGGCGCTTCGAGGCCGAGCGGCGGATCCTCGCGCGGCTGGAGCACCCCGGCATCGCGCGGCTCCTGGACGGTGGGCAGACCCGGGACGGCCGCCCGTACCTCGTCATGGAGTACGTAGAAGGCGAGCCGATCACGGACTACTGCGACCGCCAGAGGCTGGGCGTGGACGCGCGCCTCGCGCTGTTCCGACAGGTGTGCGAGGCCGTGCAGTACGCGCACCACCGGCTCGTCGTCCACCGCGACCTCAAGCCCGGCAACGTGCTCGTGGCCTCTGGCGACGCCGGGCCCCGCGTCAAGCTCCTCGACTTCGGCATCGCGCGGCTGCTCACCGACGATGCGGAAGAGCCGCTGACGGTCCTCACCGCGCCCGGACAGCTGTTGCTCACGCCCGAGTACGCCGCCCCCGAGCAGGTCCTCGGCGGCACGATCTCGACCGCGACCGACGTGTACGCGCTGGGTGTGTTGCTCTACGAACTCCTTACCGGCCGGCGCCCGTACACGTTCGACGCGCGTACGCCGGGCGTGATCGAGCACGTCGTGGCGACGGTCCAGCCGCCGCGGCCGAGCACGGTGGTGGGCACGCCGCCCGACGCGCCCACGCCGCCAGAGGCCTCTGGCGAGGCGGACTCCGCCAGAGGCGCTAGGCCGAGCGGCACGCAAAGCCTCAGAGGCGACACGATGGACACGCACGGCTC carries:
- a CDS encoding EcsC family protein → MQAVRQFVLDRLYPRAIDGLPVLGTPEAFAARFNDEANSPRERAEKLVNTHIALSSATGFASGLGGWLTLPITLPANLGGVAMLQIHMAASVAALAGKDPSDDLIRSRVLECLIGASPDPASGPVRDAEQETFDRIGLKFAEKGLNAAISVAAGAAKWGAKKAASSVAKRRLLRGVPLVGGVIGALSDGFTTRQVARNALDMFLDDGGIPQPSGFPPASGDGLPENTPSPAPSEPSEA
- a CDS encoding polyhydroxyalkanoic acid system family protein, with the translated sequence MPDIDLTRPHTLGRDGARRAADAVAARLKDEYRIRSEWSGDQLRVRGAGVKGELAVGEHDVRVTASLGLLARPFRNQLHREIERELDRALSHPA
- a CDS encoding vWA domain-containing protein, which encodes MRIRYGPWDDERHGDNRPAFDKLYDLFQQLLLHTGGDADEALRWLTALDEKYGLTDDEMGMGDFIEELKNRGYIDRDEETGVVQITAKAERGLRERSLEDIFDQLKKGGKGDHKTPFSGLGDERQPETRPYAFGDDVSNLDVTGTLSNAFRHGSGIGADFRVREDDFQVFETDHHASMATVLMIDLSHSMILYGEDRITPARKTALALAQLITTRYPKDTLDIVAFGNDAWEVEIKDLPYLNVGPFHTNTRAGLQRARDILRRRKNRNKQIFMITDGKPSCHFENGRMYRNAYGLDRKIINKVLDEGAICRREGIPITTFMIAKDPYLQGFVRELTEVNQGRAYYAGLDDLGGFLFEDYVQNRRKTVR
- the mgtE gene encoding magnesium transporter, translating into MTEPTTLPAPEAPPGSGTAFEVDDELVRNVGVLVDEGQRGMVLNLVADLRPADLARIVAHLPLADARTLFDWIPSEQTADVLPELESALRGDLLDDLTSPEIAALLDQLETDDQADVLGDLAETDSAMADAVLPQLEDAADVRQLLTYGDETAGGLMSTEYVAVLETATVAEATEEVRRLAETLDDVYVVYTIDARGCFVGFVTLKRLLLAPSRTPLAKIAETDVVTVEADLDQEEVARIMERYDLIALPVVSANGHLLGRITIDDVVDVIREEAEEDLQRAVGITGDEEISSSIFAVSRGRLVWLLLGLGGAYISGLVIVGFEDALQVAPVLALFIPIVMAMAGNAGIQSSAIAVQGLASGDIWRSDLVRRIGKELGVALINGLVLSVALALIVVASGFGDDTSRLALTAGLALMVVIVLSTLVGATVPLALSRIGIDPALAMGPFITVSNDILGLTIFFAVATVLYL
- a CDS encoding rhodanese-related sulfurtransferase, which translates into the protein MYLVAAFYRFSSLPDFEALRAPLLALCHDRNVRGTILLAKEGVNGTIAGPASGVHAVLAHLRADPRLVELEHKESHAETQPFRKMKVRLKKEIVTMGVPELDPNETVGTYVPPEAWNDLISDPDVVLIDARNDYETAIGTFEGAIDPHTKSFRELPGWLEEQEALKEKPRVAMFCTGGIRCEKSTALLRARGFEDVYHLQGGILKYLEEVPEEESLWRGECFVFDERVSVGHGLEPGDYVLCRACGDPVSAEDRESPQYERGVSCPRCHDRYSEEDRERFRTRQRQMDAEGRGPASGARGEPA
- a CDS encoding chemotaxis protein CheB produces the protein MPVPDRLVAIGASAGGVEALANFLVQLDADFVAPIVVVLHVGATASGEFVRALDRSGPLAVTLAKDGEPLLGGHVYVAPPDHHLLVSGRTCVVAHGPKENRSRPAIDPLFRSAAVAYGPGALGVLLTGYLDDGVAGLGAILRMGGTAIVQDPADADFPDLPRNALARLTVDHVLPVLKMGPVVRRLIAAPMPAEPAHDDTREGLVAETKISTEAESHVAREERLGDLAPYACPECHGPLWKLDDPDVRRFRCHVGHAYTETTLADAQADATERALWAALRSLEERANLLSSMNEDARERGMGIGGFEERAAQAREHADQLRSLLLQGQ
- a CDS encoding sigma-70 family RNA polymerase sigma factor, with amino-acid sequence MSRPPGPPLTEALRRAQSGDEVAMDSLLPFVYDELQSLAAQQLRQERSAHTLNATALVHEAYLKLINQRDASWQNRAHFFGIASIAMRRVLIQYAERRGAAKRGGGVAAVTLIEDGIAREAPTEHLLALDEALTRLGVFAERAARVVEMRFFGGLSQDEIAEALGVSVPTVQRDWKTARAWLARELSDDVFTPEAS
- the rsmA gene encoding 16S rRNA (adenine(1518)-N(6)/adenine(1519)-N(6))-dimethyltransferase RsmA → MSVRPKKGLGQHFLAEPSVVRQIVDAVNAPPEAQVVEIGPGEGAMTGALLARYPDLIALEIDGEAIAHLRQKHPTLDLREGDVLDVDWAALAHSAGAAAEASGARGESAARLHIVGNLPYYITSPILFSLLDAREHVARAVVMVQKEVADRIVAPEGSKTYGTLSVYFALLARAELLFDVDRRAFRPPPNVESAVVAIDFTNPPEAGLDSAALRRVVRAAFGQRRKMLRNSLRPLAQETAREIPEWAATLRPEQVSPADFVRLTHAFFSP